The genomic interval GTTTGTATCACATTTGAAATTATGTCAGGGATTTTTAGAGGTTTATTCACCACAATGGGATGTACATAAGGTCacagtgaccttgacctttgacaaTCAAAATCTTACAAGTTATTATTTGATTCCAAGTGACTGTTTCTAGCCCTGAGATATGTTGGAGATATCACATTTGCAAAAATTAGACCTACGGGTATACTGGTGTATGTCACCCGATGATGTCGTTTTGAGCTACCTTAAGGAATATATTACACTCAGGACATTAAATGTAGCTTGGATTTGATCAGCAGACATAATTGATGATAATATATCTCCATTTGTCCACCATAAATGACCTAAACATTATTTTTCAACCAATCATTAAAGTAGATATGTATTTCAAACCACTGGCTAGATCATACTATTTAGGCGGTtaccacaaaaaaaataataaaacggccgagcatttttcttttgatttatgaagtccacagatggccctttcatgtgcagaaataattttgaaaaaaggAGGTTGCTCATCGGAGATATTCAGGTCTGAATATTGCTATTTTTTGGGTATTCGCCAAAAAGCATGTGACATAGTGGACATGTGCAGTCCTGGACTGGCACCCGTCACACCTTACGCCTTGTAACTCCAGTTTTAAACTAACCTTGGATGGACCTTTGATGCCATGGATTGTTactttgctgtgtttaaatctgacagcaggagggatgtcaacattttatgcaattttgggcctttttttgattttttttggcCTAAAACAATGACAGGGGCTAACTCCCCCTGGGTTGTTTCAAATTTTGtactattttggctttttgagtttttaggtggacccaagtttcatcaaaatcgGTGACGTAGCATGTATCACCCCCGCCTGgtcctctcatggacacactcttaaACATATATGCTCTGAGGACAATGCATGAACTATAATAAGCGATTATGCAACACTGTGTATTACTCTCTGTGTATCCAAATGTTATCTGAGTTACATTATTTGTTTGAGATCGCTCAGCGTGACTCTCACTGACATCATCTGTATATAAATGGAAATATACGGCATAACACTTGAGCTTGTACAATAAAACAAATACGGCTTTTCTGTAAgataacaaaaagaaaaatctttAATGTGTGTACCACTGGCTAACAAAGGGAAACTCAGATGCAAAAATGTGTGAAACCAATAATTAGCCGAAGTTCATGGTCCTCATCATCTTCCGCCCAGCAGTTCCTGCTCATCATAATCAGATCTCTCCCTCCCCACGAGTGCCCTCCAGGCGAAGGTTTGCATCGTTCCTCCCTAGAGTAAAGAGGCTCACCACGGCCAGCAGGGCGGCTAGCATCATGCCAGCGCAGCCTGCAAACATGTGCCGGGTGCCCCCTCCTGCCTCCCCCCCTCCGGTGCCCGAAACCTCCCCGTGCAGCGCCAGGAGCCCCAGGCAAGCCAGAAGGTGCAGGGGCAGCCGGAACCAGGCCAGCACGCCAGCGCGCAGCTCCACGGGAATCACGCGGCCCTGGAGGAAGCTGACCGCCGGGAAGTAGAGGCCGCAGGCCAGCTCCAGCAGGAGGAAGGCCAGCAGGGACTCGTGGGGCCGCGGCTGCCCGGGAGCCGTGGAGAAGGTGAGcatgaagaaggagaagaaggccAGCAGCACGGCCAGGCACAGCAGGTGAGCGGGCTGCAGCCGGTAGCGGGTGGACGTGGCCAGCCGGAAGAGGATGGAGCCCGCCAGGCCGGCCGCCATCAGACAAGAGAAAACGATGCCCAGCGGCGGCCCGTGCGGGTCCAGCACAGGCGTCCACAGGAACACGAAGATGTACAGCACGCTCTCAAAGAGCGCCTGCACAccgcccagcagcagcacgcgCCGGTCGGACCGCAGGCAGCGCAGGCCCTCCAGGCAGCTGCGCCAGAAGCGCGCCCGACCCGACGAGCGTCCAGCCGCAGAGGACAGTCCGGTGTGGGGGGCGCCGAGCAGGGGCCCATTCTTATCTCGGCCCTCAACGCCCTCCGATTTCTCCTCCTGGCCCCAGTCAGTCAGCACCACCCAGCCGCAGGCTGCCAGGGCTGGGATGGCTAGCAGGAAGGGCGCCACCGGACCCAGGTCCAGCCACTCCGCAAACAGGTTGGCCACAAGCCCGGCACAGACAGCGAGGCCGTGGTTCCAGTTAGCCGCCTTGCCGAAGGTGGCCGGGATCCACTCCTTAGGGAAGTCATGAACATCCACGTGCCGGTGGATGTACCAAGACTCAAAGGAAGTGGTCAGCAGGGAGGTGGACAGGCCGCCTAGGATGCGTCCAAGGATGAGCACAAAGTAGTCCCGTGACAGTTTGGTAATGCAGCAGGCCGAGTACACCAGGCAAAAAATCAGGCAGGTGCGTCTGCGGCCAAGGGCTTGTGGGAGCCAGCCGGCCACAGGGGTAAAAAGTATGCAAGAAGcaagcccacacacatacagtatggctATTTGAGACTCCAGGAAGCTGTAGTGGCGGTAGAGCTTGTACAGGTAGGGGCCCTGGAGCCAGTCTGCCCACAGGGCCAGCAGGTAGCCCCGCAGGAAGAGAGACTGGAAGCGGCAGAATGCAGGGTTGGCGACGGTGGTTGTGGCTGCTTGTTGTGGTGACAGTCGACGAGAAGCAAGCTCTAGACCAATGCAGAGGCCAGCCAAAACCACAAGTGCGAAATAGGCAGTTACAAACATGCTGCCAGTCAGTATCAGTCACTCAAAGAAAAAGGGATTCCTCAGATTGTCAGTCAGTTGTCTGTGTTAATCTTCTCATTGTCTCAATCTTGTTCGATGGGGCTCCATTGGGAACTGTGgaaggacaaaacaaaacagttctTCAGACAAGTGATATGAAAGTAATGTGAACAACATATCAATACTTTCTTAAAACTAATATAAAGGCATTATTCAGCCATGAGGGTCCAAGTTATCTATAACAAGGCAGctagtagtagcctaatattatGCGATGGTCGACAacgtaacgttagcctacattaCTCCACATTATGCCCTTTAGCCATCAAGTTTGCAAAGGACTATGGGCTCTACTGACTACATACCACAACACCAAGCTTAGCCTAACTACATAAATGCTACATAAGCGAATGCTTGCTAGTAGTACTACATTACAAAGCTACGTGGTCCTTGTGTTGTTGGCATGCAGGTCACTTCCTATCCTGATAACCTTATATTATCTGGGAGGAAACTGCCTTACCAGAAGATCTATCGCGAGCAGCATTTTTGCAGTGAACTGTAAAGAAAATCTTGCTTTTAAAACCCCATGTCAGGAACTACTGGTTAGAACAAAAAACGATCAAGAGTTAACGACTAATGGATAACACATTTGTGCATCCAGCAAGCTGACTTCCTGGAACGAGCAATTGCGTGATGACGTAGGCTATGGTTGGTCAAGAAGACGTGAATAAATGTTGCTAGTTTTCGAGGGTGATTTTTTGGGGTAATTTTTCTTATGTGTTTTTCCTTATTGTTGTTTCCGTTCTTACATGTTGATGACGATAATAATCactatgaaaaaaatattaaccAAATTTATTTACGACTATGTCTATATTTCACCACAGGATGGCATCCTAACATCGTTGACTGCAGAGCCGGCTTTGGTTGACTGCAGAGCAGAGCCGTAGGCTCTTTTAAGGCTCTGGCTGGTTGGGTCAGTTTCTTGTTAGAGTATATGTTGAAGCTTTAAATCTGGTGATGGGATTGTAAGAGTAGCCGTTTAATGGTTTATTTTTCTGCTATCTTCATCTCAAGATAAAAGACGTGTTGATCAAGCAGTTTAGTGACAGGTTGGCATTTGTTTTCCAATTCAACTCTATAAATGATAAACAACACAATGACAAAATTCACTtgtttcagttcaattcaactcTAACATATTTTAAAAGGCTTACTGTAATATAGGAATGGGATAATCTCccaatatctatctatctatctatctatctatctatctatctaaacaaaTTCTTGTCCCACTCCTATATTAAGCCTTTTAAAATATGTTATAGAGTTGAACTGGTCCCCTGACTTCCGGAAGTAAACTGAAACAAGTGAATTTTGTCATTGTGttgtttatataatttatatttctGCCATTTACAAAGACTTTTTCTAGACCTTTGACTATCTGCAGGCCAATTCCCCCCTTTCAGAAGCAAGATTACAGTAAATGCATTTATACTGACTTTTGACGTATGTTTATGGGGCAAATAGCTTGGGTATCATCAAAATTAATTTGGATGACTATGTGAAGTACATGTTACACCTGGTTTCCACTGGCTATCTATCACCATATGACAGGATGCTAGGTTGTCAGTACTGAATTACTTTTTTTGCATACTTTTAAGGTCAGCTTTTTGTTTTAGACCTGTTATGGGACAAAAACTGCAGTTATACTGCAGATTTCCTGAAGTATAATGCAGTTTCATGTCTAAAATACAGCATCTCTGCAGTAAAGCACAGTGCAATGCAgttttttcatgtccaaaatactgcatttctgcaTATGACCTGACCCCATGTTAACGTACTGCCAAATTTGCGATGGACTGTTTTAAGAGCACAATGTTCAGATGTTCACTGAGAGTCACCAATTCGCAATGCCCAtgtattttttctgtatgttttgtAATTTGTGAATTttcccccaataataataataattattattattattattattattatttattataattatttaaaataagtGTGCTGGGTTATGGGTAGGCTGGCGAGTCACATCGCTCCCTCCAGCACCTTCTTTCTGTTAGACTTTGTTTGTAAACTCAGGGCATTACTGTAAAAGAGCTTGATGTTCAGTCAATTTCCCCCTGAATAAACAAT from Alosa alosa isolate M-15738 ecotype Scorff River chromosome 4, AALO_Geno_1.1, whole genome shotgun sequence carries:
- the mfsd5 gene encoding molybdate-anion transporter, which gives rise to MFVTAYFALVVLAGLCIGLELASRRLSPQQAATTTVANPAFCRFQSLFLRGYLLALWADWLQGPYLYKLYRHYSFLESQIAILYVCGLASCILFTPVAGWLPQALGRRRTCLIFCLVYSACCITKLSRDYFVLILGRILGGLSTSLLTTSFESWYIHRHVDVHDFPKEWIPATFGKAANWNHGLAVCAGLVANLFAEWLDLGPVAPFLLAIPALAACGWVVLTDWGQEEKSEGVEGRDKNGPLLGAPHTGLSSAAGRSSGRARFWRSCLEGLRCLRSDRRVLLLGGVQALFESVLYIFVFLWTPVLDPHGPPLGIVFSCLMAAGLAGSILFRLATSTRYRLQPAHLLCLAVLLAFFSFFMLTFSTAPGQPRPHESLLAFLLLELACGLYFPAVSFLQGRVIPVELRAGVLAWFRLPLHLLACLGLLALHGEVSGTGGGEAGGGTRHMFAGCAGMMLAALLAVVSLFTLGRNDANLRLEGTRGEGEI